A DNA window from Porites lutea chromosome 6, jaPorLute2.1, whole genome shotgun sequence contains the following coding sequences:
- the LOC140942373 gene encoding hemagglutinin/amebocyte aggregation factor-like, whose protein sequence is MSILIYTHQTIKYGRLLRFLSLFTNKTLLIVVQAKDFLCQGLSYCAEETTMDGNKMAKFLLLLIAVDLLLFSSTEGKPWWRRRRSRRRRTQSYCPSSTPSGVAWKNNWHGSLYFKCPASQSVRLWQSVHRNCKQDRIHYFECGYGPIRYSERNCRWTNHYVNDYDGPVTFQCEYNGFITGVQSRYGGGARDRRFHFRCCHKPRYVAYNCKHTTYVNGWDAELKYRVPSGYFLTGAYSYHENRYEDRRWNFKICQFKKGRY, encoded by the exons ATGTCTATATTAATATACACACATCAGACTATAAAATACGGAAGACTTCTGCGTTTTCTATCACTATTTACCAACAAAACTCTCTTAATTGTTGTTCAAGCTAAAGATTTTTTGTGCCAAGGCCTTAGTTACTGCGCTGAAG AGACGACCATGGATGGAAACAAAATGGCGAAATTTCTGTTGTTGCTGATAGCTGTTGACCTGCTGTTGTTTTCGTCGACTGAGGGTAAACCATGGTGGCGACGTCGAAGATCAAGACGTCGTCGTACCCAGTCGTACTGCCCTTCGTCCACGCCAAGTGGAGTTGCATGGAAGAACAACTGGCACGGTTCCTTGTACTTCAAATGCCCAGCCA GCCAATCTGTTAGGCTTTGGCAGAGCGTCCATAGAAACTGCAAACAAGACCGCATCCACTATTTCGAATGTGGGTATGGTCCGATACGATACAGTGAGAGAAACTGCCGATGGACCAATCATTACGTGAATGACTATGACGGCCCAGTGACGTTCCAATGTGAATATAATGGATTTATCACAGGAGTGCAGAGCCGTTATGGCGGCGGTGCAAGAGACCGCAG GTTTCATTTCCGCTGCTGTCATAAACCGCGGTATGTTGCCTACAACTGTAAGCACACTACTTATGTGAACGGTTGGGATGCTGAGTTGAAGTACAGAGTCCCGTCTGGATACTTTTTGACAGGAGCGTACAGTTATCATGAAAACCGTTATGA GGATCGCCGCTGGAATTTTAAGATCTGTCAATTCAAAAAAGGCCGTTATTAG